The nucleotide window TCGAGGTCGCCGCGCGAGATCGTCAGGCCGGTCAGCTGCTCGAGCTTGCCGAGCAGGGCGAGCACGGCCTTCGGGCTGGGGGACTGGTGGATGTAGTGGGGCACCGACCCCCAGAGCGTGACCGTGGGGATGCCGGCCTCTTCGGCGGCATCGGAAAGCACGGTGAGGATGCCGACGGGGCCCTCGTAGGTGCTGCGTTCGAGCCCGAGGCTCTGGCGCACCTCGTCGTTGTCGCTCGAGGCGAACACCGTCAGGGGCCGGGTGTGCGGGGCGTCGGCGAGCATCGCGCCGAGCATGATCATGCCGTCGATGCCGGCGGTCAGGGCGGCGTCGACGAGCTCCTGGGCGAAGGCCTTCCAGCTGCGCGCCGGCTCCTGGCCGACGAGGATGTGCAGCTCCTCGGCACCGGGACCGGTGACGGCCTGCGGAGTCTCGCCGGATGCGGGCTTCGGCCCGAGGAGTTTGGCACCGGGCCAGTTCAGGCGCCGCCGCCCGTCGACGGTCTCGACCATGGGCCGGGTGAACTGGTAGTCGAAGTAGAGCTCGGGGTCGATCGAGGCGACCTCGTCGAGATCCAGGCGTTCGATGAGGGCGCGTGCGGCGCCGCTGGCCGCCTCGCCGGCGTCGTTCCAGCCTTCGAAGGCGACGACGAGCAGCCGCCCGCCTCCGAACCCGCCGCTCTGATCCACTCCTGGGTCCTTTCCCGGCCCGGTCGTCCCGGGCATCCCTCCAGAATAGGCCCGCCGCCCGTGGGCGCGGCCCGTAGACTTGCACGTTGTGAGCACCAGCCTTCCCGCCGCGGTCCTGTGGGACATGGACGGCACCCTCGTCGACACCGAGCCGTACTGGTTCGCCGCCGAAACCGAGCTCGTGGAGTCGTTCGGCGGCACCTGGGGCCATGAGGACGCGCTCGGCCTGATTGGCTCGGGCCTCTGGGAGTCGGCCGCGGTGTTCCGGGATCTCGGCGTCGCCCTCGACGACGATGCGATCGTCGAACGGCTGACGGCCGGCGTCCGCGCTCAGTTCGCCCGGCACGGCGCCCCGTGGCGGCCGGGCGCCCGCGAGCTCCTCGAGGCCCTGCGCGCGGCCGGTGTGCCGACGGCGCTCGTGACGATGTCGATCCGTTCGATGGCCGACGACGTCGTCTCCGCGATCGGCTTCGACGCGTTCGACGCGATCGTCACCGGCGATGCCGTCGAGCGTCCGAAGCCCTTCCCCGACCCCTATCTCGAGGGCGCGCGTCTGCTGGGCGTCGACATCGCCGCCTGCGTGGCGATCGAGGACTCGCGGCACGGGGTGGCCTCCGGCGTCGCATCCGGGGCGCTCACGCTCGGCGTGCCGAACATCGTGCCGCTCGACGGCTCGGGTGCGCACGCCCTGTGGCCGACCCTCGCCGGCCGCGGCGTCGAAGACCTCGCCGCCCTCCTCGCCGATCGTGCGGGGGCTCGCGCATGAGCGCCCGCGAGCACGGCGGCCCGTTCCGCGCGGGCGACCGCGTGCAGCTGACCGGCCCGAAGGGGCGCATGCACACGATCGGCCTCGAGCCGGGCGCGGTCTTCCATTCGCACCGCGGCCCGATCCGCCACGACGACATCATCGGGCTGCCCGACGGCTCCGTCGTCGAGAACGCCGCCGGCGTCAAGTACCTCGCGCTGCGCCCGCTGCTCAGCGACTTCGTCATGTCGATGCCGCGGGGTGCGGCGATCGTGTACCCGAAGGATGCGGCGCAGATCCTCGCGCAGGCCGACGTCTTCCCGGGCGCCACGGTCGTCGAAGCCGGCGTCGGCTCGGGGGCCCTGTCGCTCTGGCTGCTGCGCGCGATCGGTCCCGAGGGCCGACTCATGTCGTTCGAGCGGCGCGAGGAGTTCGCCGACGTCGCCCGCGGCAACGTCGCGACCTTCCACGGCGAGGTGCCCGAGAACTGGTCGATCACCCTCGGCGACCTCGCCGAGGCCCTGCCGGAGCAGACCGGGCGGGCCTCGGTCGACCGGGTCGTGCTCGACATGCTCGCCCCCTGGGAGTGCATCGACGAGGTCGCGACGGCCCTGAAGCCGGGCGGCGTGCTGCTCTGCTACGTAGCGACCGTGACGCAGCTCTCGCGCGTGGCCGAGACGATCCGGGATGCCGGCTGCTTCACCGATCCCGTCTCCACCGAGACCCTCGTTCGCGGGTGGCACGTCGAGGGCCTGGCCGTCCGCCCCGACCACCGCATGATCGCCCACACGGGCTTCCTCATCACAGCCCGGCGGCTCGCGCCGGGAACCGAGCTGCCGCAGTTGAAGCGGCGCCCCTCGAAGGGCGAGTTCAGCGATGAGGACGTCGAGATCTGGACGCCGGGGGCCCTCGGCGAACGCCAGGTGAGCGCGAAGAGCCTCCGCAAGCGCGCCCGGGCCGCCTCCGCGGCCGCCGCACAGGTCGAGCACGGCCGGGACGAGGCGTCGCCCTCCGATGAGGCGCGTTAGGCTGTGCTGGGTCCGTTCCCATCCGTCCGAACGAAGAATCGAGGATCTGTGCGCTCGAAGATCGCCGCGCTCGCCGGCATCGGCCTGATCGCCGCCGCTCTCACGGGGTGTGCGACCGCTTCCGCAGACTCCGCGCCGGGTTCCTCGTCCGAGGCCGTCACGGCCACCGGCGAGTTCGGCACCGCGCCCGAGGTCGAGTTCCCGACGCCGCTCATGTCGAGCCGCACCGAGTGCAGCGTCCTCATCGAGGGCGACGGGGAGCCGATCACGGGCACGCAGTACGTGCAGGGCGCGGTGACGTTCCTGAACGGTGCGACGGGGCAGGTCATCCAGGCCGCCGGCTACGACGACGCCCCGGTCGAGCTGCCGCTCGGGCAGTTCCCGCCCGGAGTCGCCGACGGCATCTCCTGCGGCAGCGAGGGCGGCCGCGTCGCGATCGTGATCCCGCCGGACGAGGGCTACGGCCCGCAGGGCATGCAGCTCGGCCTCGACACGGAGGATCGCCTCGTCCTCGTCGTCGACATCGTCCAGGCGTTCCCGCCGCGGGCCGACGGCGCCGTGCAGCTTTCGAAGGACGGCTTCCCGGCGGTCGTGCTCGCGCCCGACGGGCGCCCGGGCATCACGGTGCCGAAGAAGGATGCGCCGGAGGAGTTCGACTCCGAGGTGCTGAAGGCCGGCGACGGCGAGACCGTGCAGGACGGCGACCGCGTCGTCGTGCACTACACGGGTGTGCTGTGGGACGACAACACGGTCTTCGACTCCTCGTGGGAGGACGGTGCGCCGGTCGCGTTCCAGGTCGGCGAGAACGGCGAGGTCGTCCCGGGGTTCTCGAAGGCGATCGTCGGGCAGCAGGTCGGTTCGCAGGTCGTGGCGATCATCCCGCCCGAAGACGGCTACGGCGATCAGGTCGCCGGATCCATCCCGGCCGGCTCGACGCTCGTCTTCGTCATCGACATCCTCGGCATCGCCTGATTCCCACCTCGCCCGGGGCTTTCGGGCCGCAGACGGCCGCGGTTCAGTAGGATCGCTGCTGTGTCGGAGTCCAGGTCCGCCGAGCCTCGCATCGCCGTCGAGGATCGGCTCTTCAGCCTCGTGCTCGCGCTGCTCGCGACCGAGTCGGGGCTCGTGAAGTCCGAGATCCTCCGCACCGTGCGCGGCTACGCGGAGCGTTACGACGAGCGCGGCCGCAATGAGAGCCTCGAGCGGCAGTTCGAGCGCGACAAGGACGATCTGCGCGAGCTCGGCATCCCCCTCGAGACGGTCGAGGCTCCCGACCGGCCGGGCGACAACCAGGCGCTCAGGTACCGCATCCCGAAGCGCCTCTACGATCTGCCCGAGTCGCTGACGTTCACCCCCGAGGAGTTCGCCCTGCTCGGCCTGGCCGCCGAAGTGTGGCGCGAGGCCTCCCTCTCGGCGGACTCGCAGCGCGCCCTGACCAAGCTGCGTTCGCTCGGCGTCGAGCCGCGCGAGCCCGTGATCGGCTACGCGCCGCGCCTGCGGGTGCGCGAGGCGTCGTTCGAACCGTTGCGGCAGGCCCTCGACCGTCGCCAGGCGGTGCGCTTCGACTATCTGAAGCCGGGGGAGGCTCAGCCGCGCCGCCGCACGGTGGAGCCGCATGCGCTGGTGCTGCACGAGGGTCGCTGGCACCTGCACGGTCTGGACCGCGAGGCGAAGGCGCCGCGCACCTTCCTCCTGTCCCGCATCGTGGATGCCGTCCATCCGGTGCCCGGTCAGGCGGCCGGGTTCGACGCCCCGCCGGCCGGCGTCGAGCGCCGCGTGATCGACGAGCTCGAGGAGATCCGCCTCGGCAACGTCGCCGAGCTCGAGGTGGAGGCGGGCAGCGATGCGGCCGTGCGCCTCGGCAAGCGTGCGGGGGCGGATGCCGGGGCGGATGCGATCAGCCTGCACTACACGGACGAGGCGATCCTCGCCGACGAGCTCGCCGGCTTCGGCCCCGAGGTGCGGGTGGTGTCGCCGGCGAGCCTGCGGGATGCGGTCGTGGAGCGGCTGCGTGCGGTCGCGACCGCCGCGGACGGGGGCGGCGTATGAACCGGCGGCCGGCGAAGGCGGCCGACAAGCTCGTCTTCGTGCTCTCCCTCGTGCCGTACCTCCTCGAGCAAGGGGTGGTCGACGTCGCCGAGGCCGCCGAGCATTTCGGCGTCGCCGAGGAGGAGATCCGCGACGCCGTGCGCCTGATCGCGACCTCGGGGCTGCCGGGGGAGACGAGCACCTACCTGCCGAACGACCTCTTCGACATCGACTGGGATTCCTTCCTCGACGACGATGTGATCGTGATCGTGCACCATGTCGCGATCGACGA belongs to Agromyces archimandritae and includes:
- a CDS encoding HAD family hydrolase; the encoded protein is MSTSLPAAVLWDMDGTLVDTEPYWFAAETELVESFGGTWGHEDALGLIGSGLWESAAVFRDLGVALDDDAIVERLTAGVRAQFARHGAPWRPGARELLEALRAAGVPTALVTMSIRSMADDVVSAIGFDAFDAIVTGDAVERPKPFPDPYLEGARLLGVDIAACVAIEDSRHGVASGVASGALTLGVPNIVPLDGSGAHALWPTLAGRGVEDLAALLADRAGARA
- a CDS encoding helix-turn-helix transcriptional regulator — its product is MSESRSAEPRIAVEDRLFSLVLALLATESGLVKSEILRTVRGYAERYDERGRNESLERQFERDKDDLRELGIPLETVEAPDRPGDNQALRYRIPKRLYDLPESLTFTPEEFALLGLAAEVWREASLSADSQRALTKLRSLGVEPREPVIGYAPRLRVREASFEPLRQALDRRQAVRFDYLKPGEAQPRRRTVEPHALVLHEGRWHLHGLDREAKAPRTFLLSRIVDAVHPVPGQAAGFDAPPAGVERRVIDELEEIRLGNVAELEVEAGSDAAVRLGKRAGADAGADAISLHYTDEAILADELAGFGPEVRVVSPASLRDAVVERLRAVATAADGGGV
- a CDS encoding FKBP-type peptidyl-prolyl cis-trans isomerase, which translates into the protein MRSKIAALAGIGLIAAALTGCATASADSAPGSSSEAVTATGEFGTAPEVEFPTPLMSSRTECSVLIEGDGEPITGTQYVQGAVTFLNGATGQVIQAAGYDDAPVELPLGQFPPGVADGISCGSEGGRVAIVIPPDEGYGPQGMQLGLDTEDRLVLVVDIVQAFPPRADGAVQLSKDGFPAVVLAPDGRPGITVPKKDAPEEFDSEVLKAGDGETVQDGDRVVVHYTGVLWDDNTVFDSSWEDGAPVAFQVGENGEVVPGFSKAIVGQQVGSQVVAIIPPEDGYGDQVAGSIPAGSTLVFVIDILGIA
- a CDS encoding PAC2 family protein — protein: MPGTTGPGKDPGVDQSGGFGGGRLLVVAFEGWNDAGEAASGAARALIERLDLDEVASIDPELYFDYQFTRPMVETVDGRRRLNWPGAKLLGPKPASGETPQAVTGPGAEELHILVGQEPARSWKAFAQELVDAALTAGIDGMIMLGAMLADAPHTRPLTVFASSDNDEVRQSLGLERSTYEGPVGILTVLSDAAEEAGIPTVTLWGSVPHYIHQSPSPKAVLALLGKLEQLTGLTISRGDLEEEAAGWEAGVDAIAADDEEMGDYIRQLEQARDTADSPQASGDAIAQEFEQYLRRRGDGGTAGEPWRGPQPGS
- a CDS encoding tRNA (adenine-N1)-methyltransferase yields the protein MSAREHGGPFRAGDRVQLTGPKGRMHTIGLEPGAVFHSHRGPIRHDDIIGLPDGSVVENAAGVKYLALRPLLSDFVMSMPRGAAIVYPKDAAQILAQADVFPGATVVEAGVGSGALSLWLLRAIGPEGRLMSFERREEFADVARGNVATFHGEVPENWSITLGDLAEALPEQTGRASVDRVVLDMLAPWECIDEVATALKPGGVLLCYVATVTQLSRVAETIRDAGCFTDPVSTETLVRGWHVEGLAVRPDHRMIAHTGFLITARRLAPGTELPQLKRRPSKGEFSDEDVEIWTPGALGERQVSAKSLRKRARAASAAAAQVEHGRDEASPSDEAR